The following are encoded in a window of Bacillus sp. SORGH_AS_0510 genomic DNA:
- a CDS encoding YkuJ family protein, whose amino-acid sequence MSQLQGILTRLKNLQEQSNSGEPAQRYFEVNGERKCQVTFHPKTETFELEIYNEKEKPKRYQFDNIDMITIEIFDLIQ is encoded by the coding sequence ATGTCACAGCTTCAAGGTATATTAACAAGACTAAAAAACCTTCAGGAACAATCTAATAGTGGTGAACCTGCACAACGCTATTTTGAGGTAAATGGTGAAAGAAAATGTCAGGTAACGTTTCATCCAAAGACAGAAACTTTTGAATTAGAGATTTACAATGAGAAAGAGAAACCAAAGAGATATCAATTCGATAATATTGATATGATTACAATCGAAATCTTTGATTTAATTCAATAG
- a CDS encoding MDR family MFS transporter, with amino-acid sequence MSMTTENEAAVSSRRKQTKRPLVLAAVILAMFMGAIEATIVSTAMPAIVADLGGFTLYSWVFSAYLLMNSITVLIYGKLSDLFGRKPILSFGIIIFLLGSILCGFATSMKTLIIFRLIQGFGAGAVMPIATTIVGDIYTAEERAKIQGYLSSVWGISAITGPAVGGLLVQYVSWHYVFWINIPLGILSLVGLWLYLHENVEKKKHTIDYFGAVLLTITVSSLMFVLVEAGSHLAWGSWQIISLLVISVLAIIAFVFQESRAVEPVMPFSIWKERSIFIANITSLTTGIMLIGISSFLPTFVQGVMEQTPIVAGFTLTTMSIGWPIASTLAGKMLISIGYRKTSILGGIFLILGSIAFVTMSASSGPIWAAVGSFFVGVGMGLTSTAFIVSIQSTVSWQQRGIATAANMFMRNLGNTIGAALLGGILNSRLTTYFSQKDPSLTVDDTNILLKTNERENLAENIRRILQDGLTLSLHTVYFVVLTFAVISLALIFFIPKNKKGSV; translated from the coding sequence ATGAGTATGACCACAGAGAATGAAGCGGCTGTAAGTTCACGAAGAAAACAAACAAAAAGGCCCCTTGTATTAGCTGCTGTTATATTAGCTATGTTTATGGGAGCGATTGAAGCAACTATTGTGTCCACAGCAATGCCTGCCATAGTTGCTGATTTGGGTGGATTTACGTTATATAGTTGGGTCTTTTCTGCCTACCTGTTAATGAATTCAATCACAGTACTTATTTACGGTAAATTATCAGATCTTTTTGGAAGAAAACCAATCTTATCGTTTGGAATCATAATATTTTTATTAGGCTCAATTCTATGTGGTTTTGCTACATCCATGAAAACACTCATCATTTTTCGATTGATTCAAGGCTTTGGTGCTGGAGCCGTTATGCCCATCGCAACTACAATTGTCGGTGATATATATACAGCTGAGGAAAGAGCGAAGATTCAGGGATATCTTTCTAGTGTATGGGGGATTTCTGCAATAACTGGACCTGCTGTTGGCGGGCTGCTTGTACAATATGTCAGCTGGCATTATGTTTTCTGGATCAATATTCCTCTTGGAATCCTTTCATTAGTGGGGTTATGGTTGTATCTTCATGAAAATGTTGAGAAGAAGAAACATACTATTGATTATTTTGGAGCTGTGCTATTAACAATTACGGTTTCCTCCCTTATGTTTGTTCTAGTGGAAGCAGGAAGCCATTTGGCATGGGGATCGTGGCAAATTATCAGTCTTCTGGTTATATCGGTACTTGCCATTATTGCTTTTGTCTTCCAAGAAAGCCGTGCTGTTGAGCCGGTTATGCCGTTTTCAATATGGAAAGAGAGATCCATCTTTATTGCGAATATTACTTCACTTACCACTGGGATTATGTTAATTGGGATATCTAGCTTCTTACCAACCTTTGTTCAAGGCGTTATGGAACAAACACCCATTGTGGCAGGATTCACACTAACAACCATGTCAATTGGTTGGCCGATTGCCTCAACCCTTGCTGGCAAGATGCTTATTTCGATTGGTTATCGCAAGACTTCAATTTTAGGTGGCATATTCTTGATTCTAGGGAGCATTGCTTTTGTTACGATGTCAGCTTCGTCTGGTCCGATTTGGGCGGCTGTGGGTTCCTTTTTTGTTGGTGTTGGCATGGGATTAACATCGACTGCTTTTATCGTTTCAATTCAAAGTACTGTCAGTTGGCAGCAAAGAGGAATTGCTACAGCAGCAAATATGTTCATGAGAAATCTCGGTAATACCATTGGTGCGGCATTGCTGGGAGGAATCCTTAATAGCAGATTAACCACCTACTTTAGTCAAAAAGATCCATCTTTAACAGTGGATGATACAAACATTCTCTTAAAAACAAATGAACGTGAAAACTTAGCTGAAAATATACGGAGGATTTTACAGGATGGACTAACCTTATCTTTACATACTGTTTACTTTGTGGTCCTTACCTTCGCTGTCATAAGTTTAGCTTTAATCTTTTTTATTCCGAAAAACAAAAAAGGCTCTGTGTAA
- the cbpB gene encoding cyclic-di-AMP-binding protein CbpB — protein sequence MISLPSGEFIEYTIEELMIPSERVAHVQIGNNLEHALLVLTKSGYTAIPVLDPHYKLHGLISTPIIMDSILGLERIEFEKLENKRVEEVMKSSIPRVKVTDSIYTCLDLLVNQPFLCVETEEGYFEGILPRSTVLNQLNKIVKRLKK from the coding sequence ATGATCAGTCTTCCAAGTGGGGAATTTATAGAATATACGATAGAAGAATTAATGATACCATCAGAGCGCGTTGCCCATGTGCAAATTGGAAACAATCTCGAGCATGCATTGTTAGTTTTAACTAAAAGTGGTTATACAGCTATTCCGGTCCTCGATCCCCATTATAAGTTGCACGGGTTAATCAGCACCCCAATTATTATGGATTCCATTTTAGGACTTGAACGAATTGAATTCGAAAAACTTGAAAACAAACGGGTAGAAGAGGTCATGAAAAGTTCTATCCCTCGTGTAAAAGTGACCGACTCCATTTATACATGCCTTGATTTACTTGTTAACCAACCGTTCCTTTGTGTGGAAACGGAGGAAGGTTATTTTGAAGGGATTCTTCCAAGAAGCACGGTTTTAAACCAACTAAACAAAATCGTAAAAAGGTTAAAAAAATAG